Proteins from a single region of Kineococcus rhizosphaerae:
- a CDS encoding MMPL family transporter, whose product MRILTGRLTAWLVLLAALVLTGVVNVVSGEAPAGGATATGGPPTTSESVRAAALAAGLPDDGEGTLLVVYSRDGKLTPQDLRAASALGTPVPSQDGEAAFVAVTVPVDGPREELAQRVTDVRARAAQDLPAGLSAQVTGGPAFSVDIADSFSGANTRLLLVTAAVVALLLLVTYRSPVLWLVPLVVVGIADQVTTRLLELVGRLTDTPVDPSATGITSVLVFGAGTDYALLLIARYREELRREPDRRPAMRAALKGAGPAIAASATTVVLALLTLQAADLPSDRTIGRDAAIGIVVALVFGLLVLPSALVVCGRRLFWPFVPTVGSKDTTRTGVWARIAGAVLARPVRVVAGSVVLLALLGAGLSGAKLGLSQTEQFRVSADSVDGSRTLSEHFPGVAAEPAQILVTGDVDAAKSAAEGVRGVTAVTVGRSAGGTTELLARLSADPGTAQSRATVQALRAALPAGALVGGTEAQALDVRTATVRDLRVVTPLVVLVVFVVLVVLLRSLVAPVLLVATVLATYLAALGAANLVFTRFAGMPALDTQVPLLSLLFLVALGVDYNIFLVTRVREETPGLGTREAVRVAVAVTGGVITSAGILLAAVFAVLGVLPLIVLTQIGVVVGIGVLLDTLLVRTVLVPALFALLGHRVWWPSRLDAPGGQHRQTRLTASTSDVPSAR is encoded by the coding sequence GTGCGCATCCTGACCGGCCGACTGACGGCGTGGCTCGTCCTGCTCGCCGCCCTCGTGCTGACCGGCGTCGTCAACGTCGTCAGCGGCGAGGCCCCCGCCGGCGGCGCGACCGCCACCGGCGGCCCCCCCACCACGAGCGAGTCCGTGCGCGCCGCCGCCCTGGCCGCCGGGCTGCCCGACGACGGCGAGGGCACCCTGCTCGTCGTCTACTCCCGCGACGGGAAGCTCACCCCGCAGGACCTGCGGGCGGCGAGCGCCCTGGGCACCCCCGTCCCCAGCCAGGACGGCGAGGCCGCCTTCGTCGCCGTCACCGTGCCCGTCGACGGGCCGCGCGAGGAGCTCGCCCAGCGCGTCACCGACGTGCGGGCCCGGGCCGCGCAGGACCTCCCGGCCGGCCTGAGCGCCCAGGTCACGGGCGGCCCGGCGTTCAGCGTCGACATCGCGGACTCCTTCTCCGGCGCCAACACCCGCCTGCTCCTGGTCACCGCGGCCGTCGTGGCGCTGCTGCTGCTCGTCACGTACCGCTCCCCCGTGCTGTGGCTCGTGCCGCTGGTCGTCGTGGGCATCGCCGACCAGGTGACGACCCGGCTGCTCGAACTCGTGGGCCGGCTCACCGACACCCCCGTCGACCCGTCGGCGACCGGCATCACGAGCGTCCTCGTCTTCGGCGCCGGCACCGACTACGCGCTGCTGCTCATCGCCCGCTACCGCGAGGAGCTGCGCCGTGAACCCGACCGGCGCCCCGCCATGCGGGCCGCGCTGAAGGGGGCCGGACCGGCGATCGCCGCGAGCGCCACGACGGTCGTGCTGGCCCTGCTGACCCTGCAGGCCGCCGACCTGCCCAGCGACCGGACCATCGGCCGCGACGCCGCGATCGGCATCGTCGTCGCCCTCGTCTTCGGGCTGCTGGTCCTGCCCAGCGCGCTCGTGGTCTGCGGGCGCAGGCTGTTCTGGCCGTTCGTCCCGACCGTGGGGTCGAAGGACACGACCCGCACGGGCGTGTGGGCGCGGATCGCCGGCGCGGTCCTGGCCCGGCCGGTCCGGGTCGTCGCCGGCTCCGTGGTGCTGCTGGCCCTGCTCGGGGCGGGGCTGAGCGGCGCGAAGCTCGGCCTGTCGCAGACCGAGCAGTTCCGCGTCAGCGCCGACTCCGTCGACGGCTCCCGCACGCTGTCCGAGCACTTCCCGGGCGTGGCGGCCGAACCCGCCCAGATCCTCGTCACGGGTGACGTGGACGCGGCGAAGAGCGCCGCGGAGGGCGTGCGCGGCGTCACGGCCGTGACCGTCGGCCGCAGCGCGGGCGGCACCACCGAACTCCTGGCGCGCCTGAGCGCCGACCCCGGCACGGCGCAGAGCCGGGCGACGGTCCAGGCGCTGCGGGCCGCCCTGCCCGCGGGCGCGCTGGTCGGCGGCACCGAGGCCCAGGCCCTGGACGTGCGGACCGCGACCGTGCGCGACCTGCGCGTCGTGACCCCCCTCGTGGTGCTCGTGGTGTTCGTCGTGCTCGTCGTCCTGCTGCGCTCGCTGGTCGCGCCCGTGCTGCTCGTGGCGACGGTCCTCGCGACCTACCTCGCGGCGCTGGGGGCGGCGAACCTCGTGTTCACGCGGTTCGCGGGGATGCCGGCCCTGGACACCCAGGTCCCCCTGCTGTCGTTGCTGTTCCTCGTCGCCCTCGGCGTGGACTACAACATCTTCCTCGTGACGCGCGTCCGGGAGGAGACCCCGGGGCTCGGCACGCGCGAGGCCGTCCGGGTCGCGGTGGCGGTCACCGGCGGGGTCATCACGAGCGCGGGGATCCTGCTGGCCGCGGTGTTCGCCGTGCTCGGGGTGCTGCCGCTCATCGTGCTCACCCAGATCGGCGTCGTCGTCGGCATCGGGGTCCTGCTCGACACGCTGCTCGTGCGGACCGTGCTCGTCCCCGCGCTGTTCGCGCTGCTGGGCCACCGGGTGTGGTGGCCCAGCCGGCTGGACGCGCCGGGCGGGCAGCACCGTCAGACGCGGTTGACGGCCAGCACCTCCGACGTGCCGTCGGCGCGGTAG
- a CDS encoding zinc ribbon domain-containing protein → MPKAPAIDQQRLLDLQSVDTRLAQLAHRRSTLPEQAELASLQKERQRSADMLVAARTLVSDVERQVAKAEADVAQVRDRAERNTKRLEAGVGSSKDLQALQHELESLARRQTVLEDEELVVLERLEQVQFAAAELTTTDGELAEQIEEVTVRKDAALAEIASEETAVLARRQAIAMGVDDALVALYEKVRAPRSGVGAALLRSRRCGGCQLELNASDLAEIRKAASDDVVFCEECGRILVRTEESGL, encoded by the coding sequence ATGCCCAAGGCTCCGGCGATCGACCAGCAGCGCCTGCTGGACCTGCAGAGCGTCGACACCCGTCTGGCGCAGCTCGCGCACCGCCGCTCCACGTTGCCCGAGCAGGCCGAGCTCGCGAGTCTGCAGAAGGAACGGCAGCGTTCGGCCGACATGCTCGTCGCCGCGCGCACCCTCGTGAGCGACGTCGAGCGTCAGGTCGCCAAGGCCGAGGCCGACGTCGCCCAGGTCCGCGACCGCGCCGAGCGCAACACCAAGCGCCTCGAGGCCGGGGTCGGCTCGTCCAAGGACCTGCAGGCCCTGCAGCACGAGCTGGAGTCCCTCGCCCGCCGCCAGACGGTCCTGGAGGACGAGGAGCTCGTCGTCCTGGAGCGGCTGGAGCAGGTGCAGTTCGCCGCGGCCGAGCTCACGACGACCGACGGTGAGCTGGCCGAGCAGATCGAGGAGGTCACCGTCCGCAAGGACGCCGCCCTGGCCGAGATCGCCTCCGAGGAGACGGCGGTCCTGGCCCGTCGGCAGGCCATCGCCATGGGCGTCGACGACGCGCTGGTCGCCCTGTACGAGAAGGTCCGCGCGCCCCGCAGCGGGGTGGGGGCCGCGTTGCTGCGCTCGCGCCGGTGCGGCGGGTGCCAGCTGGAGCTGAACGCCTCCGACCTCGCCGAGATCCGCAAGGCGGCGTCCGACGACGTCGTGTTCTGCGAGGAGTGCGGGCGGATCCTCGTGCGCACCGAGGAGTCGGGGCTGTGA
- a CDS encoding MarR family winged helix-turn-helix transcriptional regulator → MSSMYRPARGAGSRRDTPRARREQEIVDDLRDLVATSERIAHAFAQRNGLHPTDLQALIHVMRREGAGDPLTAGELAGLLNLTTGAATGVVDRLEKHGHLRRDRSEEDRRKVFLRYAEPGQELAAQFFGPLGRRSDTVMQQFDEAELDVVHRFLAGMRGAFEEHHREL, encoded by the coding sequence ATGAGCAGCATGTACCGTCCGGCGCGGGGCGCCGGCTCCAGGCGCGACACCCCGCGGGCCCGGCGAGAGCAGGAGATCGTCGACGACCTGCGCGACCTCGTCGCCACCTCCGAGCGCATCGCGCACGCCTTCGCCCAGCGCAACGGCCTGCACCCCACCGACCTGCAGGCGCTGATCCACGTCATGCGCCGCGAAGGCGCCGGCGACCCCCTGACCGCCGGCGAGCTCGCAGGCCTGCTGAACCTGACGACGGGCGCCGCCACGGGCGTCGTGGACCGGCTCGAGAAGCACGGTCACCTGCGCCGCGACCGCTCCGAGGAGGACCGCCGCAAGGTCTTCCTGCGCTACGCCGAACCCGGCCAGGAACTGGCCGCGCAGTTCTTCGGCCCCCTCGGCCGGCGCAGCGACACCGTCATGCAGCAGTTCGACGAGGCCGAGCTCGACGTCGTGCACCGCTTCCTCGCCGGGATGCGCGGGGCCTTCGAGGAGCACCACCGGGAACTGTGA
- a CDS encoding Nif3-like dinuclear metal center hexameric protein, protein MPQSPQPATVQQVVDAIEAMHPREWAQPWDAVGLVCGDPAAPVAKVHFAVDPVLEVVEEAIAAGADLLVTHHPLLLRPVNSVAATTFKGAVLHRAVRAGLAIHVAHTNADAGAPGVSDALARVLDLDGLVPLDPLPGRPDLGIGRVGHLAAPERLGDFADRVAAALPATEQGIRLAGDPDAFVQRVAVCGGSGDSLFDQVRASGADVYVTADLRHHPASEARERAGFEDGRPYLVDVAHWASEWPWLAGCADRLVVALAADGRTVAAHVSTTRTDPWTLRVPSRGE, encoded by the coding sequence ATCCCGCAGTCCCCCCAGCCAGCGACGGTGCAGCAGGTCGTCGACGCGATCGAGGCGATGCACCCGCGGGAGTGGGCGCAGCCGTGGGACGCGGTGGGGTTGGTCTGCGGTGATCCCGCGGCGCCCGTCGCGAAGGTCCACTTCGCCGTCGACCCCGTCCTGGAGGTCGTGGAGGAGGCGATCGCCGCCGGGGCGGACCTGCTCGTGACCCACCACCCGCTGCTGCTGCGGCCGGTGAACTCGGTGGCCGCCACGACGTTCAAGGGTGCTGTGCTGCACCGCGCCGTCCGGGCCGGGCTGGCGATCCACGTCGCCCACACCAACGCCGACGCGGGCGCCCCGGGCGTCTCCGACGCCCTCGCCCGGGTCCTCGACCTCGACGGTCTCGTCCCGCTGGACCCGTTGCCCGGCCGCCCCGACCTCGGCATCGGCCGCGTCGGCCACCTCGCGGCCCCCGAACGGCTCGGCGACTTCGCCGACCGGGTCGCGGCCGCGCTGCCGGCGACCGAGCAGGGGATCCGGCTCGCCGGCGACCCCGACGCGTTCGTGCAGCGCGTCGCGGTGTGCGGCGGCTCGGGCGACAGCCTCTTCGACCAGGTCCGCGCCAGCGGCGCCGACGTCTACGTCACGGCCGACCTGCGCCACCACCCCGCCTCGGAGGCCCGCGAACGGGCCGGTTTCGAGGACGGCCGCCCGTACCTCGTCGACGTCGCCCACTGGGCCAGCGAGTGGCCCTGGCTCGCGGGGTGCGCCGACCGCCTGGTGGTGGCCCTGGCCGCCGACGGCCGTACCGTGGCAGCCCACGTGTCCACCACGCGCACCGATCCCTGGACGTTGCGCGTCCCCAGCCGAGGAGAGTGA
- a CDS encoding bifunctional RNase H/acid phosphatase — protein MSRVLRIEADGGSRGNPGPAGFGAVVKDAATGEVLAEVAESIGRATNNVAEYRGLIAGLKAARAVDPDARVEVRMDSKLVVEQMSGRWQVKHADMRVLAREARALAGDDVDFAWIPRAQNSHADRLANEAMDAAAAGRQWQRTTTPTAAPVSSGSGGPAVQADPDAPPTTIVLVRHGSTTLTEQRRVSGRHGADPELSERGLAEAAAAAACPDVVGADAVLSSTMRRSRQTAQAIADRLGLDVHVDPQWDETDFGDWDGLTAGEVVRRWPAEFAAWNESGSAAPPGGESLLAVERRVLAARDALLERWAGRRVVLVTHGDPLRVLLRSVLGVGPQLQRRIHVDPASRTLLRYRADGTSEVLAVNRV, from the coding sequence GTGAGTCGCGTCCTGCGGATCGAGGCCGACGGCGGGTCCCGGGGGAACCCGGGGCCGGCGGGTTTCGGCGCCGTCGTCAAGGACGCCGCCACCGGGGAGGTCCTGGCCGAGGTCGCGGAGTCCATCGGCCGGGCCACCAACAACGTCGCCGAGTACCGCGGGCTCATCGCGGGCCTGAAGGCCGCGCGGGCCGTCGACCCGGACGCGCGCGTCGAGGTCCGGATGGACTCCAAGCTGGTCGTCGAGCAGATGTCGGGCCGCTGGCAGGTCAAGCACGCCGACATGCGCGTCCTGGCCCGGGAGGCGCGGGCCCTGGCCGGCGACGACGTGGACTTCGCCTGGATCCCCCGGGCCCAGAACTCCCACGCCGACCGGCTCGCGAACGAGGCCATGGACGCGGCGGCCGCCGGCCGGCAGTGGCAGCGCACCACGACCCCGACGGCGGCGCCGGTGTCGTCGGGGAGCGGCGGGCCCGCGGTGCAGGCCGACCCGGACGCACCGCCCACGACGATCGTGCTGGTGCGGCACGGTTCGACGACCCTGACCGAGCAGCGCCGGGTCTCCGGCCGTCACGGGGCGGACCCGGAACTGTCCGAGCGCGGGCTGGCCGAGGCCGCCGCGGCGGCCGCCTGCCCCGACGTCGTGGGCGCTGACGCGGTGCTGTCCTCGACCATGCGCCGCTCCCGGCAGACGGCGCAGGCCATCGCGGACCGCCTCGGGCTGGACGTGCACGTCGACCCGCAGTGGGACGAGACGGACTTCGGGGACTGGGACGGCCTGACCGCCGGGGAGGTCGTCCGGCGCTGGCCCGCCGAGTTCGCCGCCTGGAACGAGTCGGGGTCCGCCGCGCCGCCCGGCGGCGAGTCGCTGCTCGCCGTCGAACGGCGCGTCCTGGCGGCGCGCGACGCGCTGCTGGAGCGCTGGGCCGGCCGGCGGGTCGTCCTGGTGACGCACGGGGACCCGCTGCGGGTGCTGCTGCGCTCCGTCCTGGGGGTCGGCCCGCAGCTGCAGCGCCGCATCCACGTCGACCCCGCCTCCCGCACGCTGCTGCGCTACCGCGCCGACGGCACGTCGGAGGTGCTGGCCGTCAACCGCGTCTGA